Proteins encoded within one genomic window of Pygocentrus nattereri isolate fPygNat1 chromosome 7, fPygNat1.pri, whole genome shotgun sequence:
- the LOC108439094 gene encoding anoctamin-1 isoform X1 has translation MALHRSPSSSETWNGAPERMCVATAMSESSSIHSEKLRSLARDISEIGQDSANSRHDAGEPAEEADESVPCPRGGLCFADGCRRVDYVLVYHCKRRHSQSRHSIISNGNLPSLSPTPSRRNTQPELAEVELEAGLASGPGEGEKALIREEFERGLQEEGLEIERDKEMKTVRFTRLHVPWSVLSREAELLKIKVPTKRTYELKEKTGLAGAISSLWEKLNQPFQPGVPEPQNPRTCVLSLPFNRKKLHLFDIKSKNILFDNATRGRIVLEILRRTACTQTCQTMGITSLLAKGVYDSAFPLHDGDFTSSDDKEHRNDRQMLHEEWANYGVFFKYQPADLIRKYFGEKIGLYFAWLGVYTQLLIPASAMGIVVFLYGWLTVDTNVPSQEMCDERLNFTMCPLCDRVCDYWQLSSMCSTARASYLFDNHATVAFAIFMSLWAAVFLEHWKRRQRCLQHRWDLTDMEEEEMCFMRGKKDGAEDELRPAYEDFLLQKRQKKGKNKKKEEPDGRTDDIGREKLLSAKGGQPPIASESLTWKDRLPGYCVNVSSILLMVGVTFSAVFGVILYRIIVFAVMSMNPDHEAKANVRVTVTTTAVIINLLVVLVLDEIYGAVAVWITELEIPRTEAAFEEHLILKAFLLKSMNAFAPVFYVAFFKGRFAGRPGDYVYVFKDFRMEECAPAGCLIEVCIQLGMIMLGKQLIQNNVFEIAIPKLKKMYRTYKEEKEGGEKKKSKDPNRPRHRWDLDYELEPYEGLSPEYMEMIIQYGFVTLFVASFPLAPVFALLNNVIEIRLDAAKFVTEIRRPDAVRAKEIGIWYNILSGISKFAVITNAFVISFTSEFIPRMVYQYLYSDTGTMHGFTDHTLAYFNTSNFKPGTAPNSTRFDRELRICRYKDYRDPPWSPESYQLSKQYWSVLAARLAFVIFFQNLAMFLSMLVAWLIPDVPRSLKERVKREKVLLLDLLLSEEAEKQRQHSQRPANINITIKSPEEPECITVPQSQSAEDLNELQNAVRETKLELVAEEPVTTNSQPEPGSPTETIGSPQSPSNPCITSDPPLNPSQAKREAHSREFDLDRPSPQDPSSRPRSRCRTLPPRHRGNEAGDSSCKASHSASYVQLSQKIPPSPSELLHSTSKVPSQLPSKKDLSSSQHSTLSRPHSKTELSGSQSSVLSRPPSKTELSNSQSGALPRPPSKQEITNSQAAVVRSPSKPEFTSSQSTALPQPPSKQEITSSQATMTRSPSKPEFTGSQPTALPRPPSRPELSSSQSTALPRPPSKPELMASIAKGLPLQDPSTRAKSRCQTLPPRQRGPDAVENSTPRASHSTSFTHLSQKVPPSPSELTRNTPV, from the exons ATGGCCCTGCACAGGTCTCCGTCCAGCTCGG agacatGGAACGGAGCCCCTGAGCGCATGTGCGTAGCCACAGCGATGAGTGAATCTTCATCCATTCACAGTGAAAAACTCCGCAGTCTCGCACGTGACATATCTGAAATTGGCCAGGACTCAGCCAACAGCAGACATGATGCAGGGGAGCCTGCAGAGGAAGCT GACGAGTCCGTCCCCTGTCCCAGGGGAGGACTGTGTTTTGCAGATGGCTGCAGGAGAGTGGACTATGTGCTCGTCTACCACTGCAAAAGACGGCACTCACAGTCCCGCCACTCCATCATTTCCAATGGCAACCTGCCCTCCCTGAGCCCCACCCCTTCACGCAGGAACACCCAGCCAGAGCTGGCAGAGGTGGAGCTGGAGGCAGGTCTGGCATCAGGGcctggagaaggagagaaggccTTGATCAGGGAGGAGTTTGAAAGGGGGCTACAGGAGGAGGGTCTGGAGATTGAACGGGACAAAGAG atgaaGACAGTGCGCTTTACCCGTCTGCATGTTCCCTGGTCTGTGCTTAGCCGTGAGGCAGAGCTTTTGAAGATCAAAGTTCCCACCAAGAGA ACATATGAGTTGAAAGAGAAAACCGGGCTTGCAGGAGCAATAAGCTCACTTTGGGAGAAACTCAATCAGCCATTCCAGCCGGGGGTCCCAGAACCCCAAAATCCACGTACATGTGTCCTTTCACTGCCATTCAACAGAAAGAAGCTACATCT atttgaCATCAAGTCAAAAAACATCCTGTTTGACAATGCAACACGAGGACGAATT GTGCTTGAGATACTTAGGCGCACGGCCTGCACACAGACTTGTCAGACAATGG GCATCACGTCATTACTGGCTAAGGGTGTCTACGATTCAGCCTTTCCCCTACATGAT GGGGACTTTACTAGCTCAGATGATAAAGAGCATCGCAATGACAGACAG ATGTTACATGAAGAATGGGCCAACTATGGAGTTTTCTTCAAATATCAACCAGCTGACCTTATCAG GAAGTACTTTGGAGAGAAGATCGGTCTGTATTTTGCCTGGTTGGGAGTGTATACACAGCTGTTAATTCCAGCCTCTGCAATGGGCATTGTAGTATTCCTCTATGGATGGCTGACTGTAGATACCAATGTGCCCAG TCAGGAGATGTGTGATGAGCGCCTGAATTTCACCATGTGTCCCCTGTGCGATCGAGTGTGTGATTACTGGCAGCTGAGCAGTATGTGCAGCACAGCGCGTGCCAGCTATCTGTTTGACAACCATGCCACTGTAGCCTTTGCCATCTTTATGTCTCTGTGGG CTGCTGTCTTTCTGGAGCACTGGAAGAGGAGACAGAGGTGTCTGCAGCACAGGTGGGATCTGACAGACATGGAAGAGGAGGAG aTGTGTTTCATGCGTGGCAAAAAG GATGGAGCTGAG GATGAGCTTCGTCCAGCATATGAAGATTTTCTCCTTCAGAAGCGACAGAAGAAAGgcaagaacaaaaagaaagaagag CCGGATGGGAGAACAGATGACATAGGTAGAGAGAAGCTGCTGTCTGCTAAAGGAGGACAACCACCG ATTGCTTCAGAATCTCTTACATGGAAGGACCGGTTGCCAGGATATTGTGTCAATGTATCCTCTATACTTCTTATG GTGGGGGTGACGTTCTCTGCAGTCTTCGGTGTCATTCTGTACCGGATCATTGTTTTCGCAGTGATGTCAATGAACCCTGACCATGAGGCCAAAGCCAATGTGCGTGTTACTGTGACAACCACTGCTGTCATCATCAACCTTCTGGTGGTATTGGTGCTGGATGAGATCTACGGGGCTGTGGCAGTCTGGATCACAGAACTGG AGATCCCAAGGACTGAGGCAGCATTTGAGGAACACCTGATCCTGAAGGCTTTTCTGCTCAAGAGTATGAATGCTTTTGCACCTGTCTTCTATGTGGCCTTCTTCAAGGGCAG GTTTGCAGGTCGTCCAGGTGACTATGTGTACGTCTTTAAAGACTTCCGCATGGAGGAG TGTGCTCCAGCAGGCTGTCTTATTGAAGTCTGCATACAGCTTGGAATGatcatgctggggaagcagctTATCCAAAataatgtgtttgagattgCTATTCC aAAGCTAAAGAAGATGTATCGTACATATAAGGAGGAGAAGGAAGGAggggagaagaagaaaagcaagGATCCAAATCGCCCACGACACCGGTGGGATTTAGATTATGAGCTGGAGCCATATGAGGGCTTGAGTCCTGAGTACATGGAAATGA TTATTCAATATGGATTTGTTACACTCTTTGTGGCATCTTTCCCGTTGGCTCCTGTCTTTGCTTTACTCAATAATGTCATTGAGATTCGCCTCGATGCTGCAAAATTTGTCACTGAAATACGGCGGCCTGATGCTGTCAGAGCAAAGGAGATCG GCATATGGTACAACATCCTGAGTGGGATAAGCAAGTTCGCTGTTATCACCAAT gcattTGTTATTTCCTTCACATCAGAGTTTATTCCTCGGATGGTATATCAGTATCTGTATAGTGACACAGGGACAATGCATGGCTTTACAGACCACACACTGGCTTACTTCAACACCAGCAACTTTAAACCTGGAACCGCACCCAACAGCACACGCTTCGACAGGGAGCTCCGTATCTGCAG gtATAAAGACTATCGAGATCCCCCTTGGTCACCTGAGTCATATCAGCTCTCTAAGCAGTATTGGTCTGTGCTAGCTGCCCGACTGGCCTTTGTCATCTTCTTCCAG AATCTGGCAATGTTCCTCAGTATGCTAGTGGCTTGGTTGATTCCTGATGTGCCACGCTCTCTGAAGGAGCGGGTGAAACGAGAAAAAGTCCTGCTGCTGGATCTTCTCctcagtgaggaggcagagaaaCAGCGTCAGCACTCCCAGCGCCCTGCCAACATCAACATCACCATTAAGAGCCCAGAAGAGCCAGAGTGCATCACAGTGCCTCAGAGCCAATCAGCTGAGGACCTGAACGAGCTTCAGAATGCAGTCAGAGAGACTAAGCTCGAACTGGTAGCAGAGGAACCTGTCACCACCAACAGTCAGCCTGAACCTGGTTCACCCACTGAAACCATTGGCAGCCCACAGTCACCTTCCAATCCTTGTATCACATCAGATCCTCCACTGAATCCAAGTCAGGCAAAAAGAGAAGCCCACTCTCGAGAGTTTGACCTGGATAGGCCTTCACCTCAAGATCCCAGCTCCAGGCCCAGGAGCCGCTGCCGAACCCTTCCTCCCAGGCACAGAGGCAATGAAGCAGGAGACAGCTCATGCAAAGCCAGTCACTCTGCAAGCTATGTACAACTCAGCCAGAAGATTCCTCCATCACCCAGTGAGCTCCTACATAGTACCTCCAAAGTACCATCACAACTTCCATCTAAAAAAGATCTTTCCAGCAGCCAGCACTCTACATTGTCCCGACCTCACTCTAAAACAGAACTCTCTGGCAGCCAATCATCTGTGCTGTCACGCCCCCCATCCAAAACAGAGCTTTCAAACAGCCAATCCGGAGCATTGCCCCGCCCTCCATCTAAGCAGGAAATCACAAACAGCCAAGCAGCAGTGGTGCGTTCACCATCCAAGCCAGAGTTTACAAGCAGCCAATCTACAGCACTGCCGCAACCTCCATCTAAACAGGAAATCACAAGTAGCCAAGCAACAATGACTCGTTCGCCATCCAAGCCAGAGTTTACAGGCAGCCAACCAACAGCACTGCCACGACCTCCCTCTAGACCAGAATTATCGAGCAGTCAGTCAACTGCATTGCCAAGACCACCATCCAAGCCTGAGCTGATGGCTAGCATTGCAAAAGGACTTCCCCTGCAGGACCCAAGCACAAGAGCCAAGTCCCGTTGTCAGACTCTCCCCCCTAGGCAAAGAGGACCTGATGCTGTGGAAAACTCAACCCCCAGAGCCAGTCACTCCACCAGCTTTACACATCTCAGCCAGAAGGTCCCACCTTCACCCAGTGAGCTGACACGCAACACCCCCGTGTAA
- the LOC108439094 gene encoding anoctamin-1 isoform X2, with protein sequence MALHRSPSSSETWNGAPERMCVATAMSESSSIHSEKLRSLARDISEIGQDSANSRHDAGEPAEEADESVPCPRGGLCFADGCRRVDYVLVYHCKRRHSQSRHSIISNGNLPSLSPTPSRRNTQPELAEVELEAGLASGPGEGEKALIREEFERGLQEEGLEIERDKEMKTVRFTRLHVPWSVLSREAELLKIKVPTKRTYELKEKTGLAGAISSLWEKLNQPFQPGVPEPQNPRTCVLSLPFNRKKLHLFDIKSKNILFDNATRGRIVLEILRRTACTQTCQTMGITSLLAKGVYDSAFPLHDGDFTSSDDKEHRNDRQMLHEEWANYGVFFKYQPADLIRKYFGEKIGLYFAWLGVYTQLLIPASAMGIVVFLYGWLTVDTNVPSQEMCDERLNFTMCPLCDRVCDYWQLSSMCSTARASYLFDNHATVAFAIFMSLWAAVFLEHWKRRQRCLQHRWDLTDMEEEEDGAEDELRPAYEDFLLQKRQKKGKNKKKEEPDGRTDDIGREKLLSAKGGQPPIASESLTWKDRLPGYCVNVSSILLMVGVTFSAVFGVILYRIIVFAVMSMNPDHEAKANVRVTVTTTAVIINLLVVLVLDEIYGAVAVWITELEIPRTEAAFEEHLILKAFLLKSMNAFAPVFYVAFFKGRFAGRPGDYVYVFKDFRMEECAPAGCLIEVCIQLGMIMLGKQLIQNNVFEIAIPKLKKMYRTYKEEKEGGEKKKSKDPNRPRHRWDLDYELEPYEGLSPEYMEMIIQYGFVTLFVASFPLAPVFALLNNVIEIRLDAAKFVTEIRRPDAVRAKEIGIWYNILSGISKFAVITNAFVISFTSEFIPRMVYQYLYSDTGTMHGFTDHTLAYFNTSNFKPGTAPNSTRFDRELRICRYKDYRDPPWSPESYQLSKQYWSVLAARLAFVIFFQNLAMFLSMLVAWLIPDVPRSLKERVKREKVLLLDLLLSEEAEKQRQHSQRPANINITIKSPEEPECITVPQSQSAEDLNELQNAVRETKLELVAEEPVTTNSQPEPGSPTETIGSPQSPSNPCITSDPPLNPSQAKREAHSREFDLDRPSPQDPSSRPRSRCRTLPPRHRGNEAGDSSCKASHSASYVQLSQKIPPSPSELLHSTSKVPSQLPSKKDLSSSQHSTLSRPHSKTELSGSQSSVLSRPPSKTELSNSQSGALPRPPSKQEITNSQAAVVRSPSKPEFTSSQSTALPQPPSKQEITSSQATMTRSPSKPEFTGSQPTALPRPPSRPELSSSQSTALPRPPSKPELMASIAKGLPLQDPSTRAKSRCQTLPPRQRGPDAVENSTPRASHSTSFTHLSQKVPPSPSELTRNTPV encoded by the exons ATGGCCCTGCACAGGTCTCCGTCCAGCTCGG agacatGGAACGGAGCCCCTGAGCGCATGTGCGTAGCCACAGCGATGAGTGAATCTTCATCCATTCACAGTGAAAAACTCCGCAGTCTCGCACGTGACATATCTGAAATTGGCCAGGACTCAGCCAACAGCAGACATGATGCAGGGGAGCCTGCAGAGGAAGCT GACGAGTCCGTCCCCTGTCCCAGGGGAGGACTGTGTTTTGCAGATGGCTGCAGGAGAGTGGACTATGTGCTCGTCTACCACTGCAAAAGACGGCACTCACAGTCCCGCCACTCCATCATTTCCAATGGCAACCTGCCCTCCCTGAGCCCCACCCCTTCACGCAGGAACACCCAGCCAGAGCTGGCAGAGGTGGAGCTGGAGGCAGGTCTGGCATCAGGGcctggagaaggagagaaggccTTGATCAGGGAGGAGTTTGAAAGGGGGCTACAGGAGGAGGGTCTGGAGATTGAACGGGACAAAGAG atgaaGACAGTGCGCTTTACCCGTCTGCATGTTCCCTGGTCTGTGCTTAGCCGTGAGGCAGAGCTTTTGAAGATCAAAGTTCCCACCAAGAGA ACATATGAGTTGAAAGAGAAAACCGGGCTTGCAGGAGCAATAAGCTCACTTTGGGAGAAACTCAATCAGCCATTCCAGCCGGGGGTCCCAGAACCCCAAAATCCACGTACATGTGTCCTTTCACTGCCATTCAACAGAAAGAAGCTACATCT atttgaCATCAAGTCAAAAAACATCCTGTTTGACAATGCAACACGAGGACGAATT GTGCTTGAGATACTTAGGCGCACGGCCTGCACACAGACTTGTCAGACAATGG GCATCACGTCATTACTGGCTAAGGGTGTCTACGATTCAGCCTTTCCCCTACATGAT GGGGACTTTACTAGCTCAGATGATAAAGAGCATCGCAATGACAGACAG ATGTTACATGAAGAATGGGCCAACTATGGAGTTTTCTTCAAATATCAACCAGCTGACCTTATCAG GAAGTACTTTGGAGAGAAGATCGGTCTGTATTTTGCCTGGTTGGGAGTGTATACACAGCTGTTAATTCCAGCCTCTGCAATGGGCATTGTAGTATTCCTCTATGGATGGCTGACTGTAGATACCAATGTGCCCAG TCAGGAGATGTGTGATGAGCGCCTGAATTTCACCATGTGTCCCCTGTGCGATCGAGTGTGTGATTACTGGCAGCTGAGCAGTATGTGCAGCACAGCGCGTGCCAGCTATCTGTTTGACAACCATGCCACTGTAGCCTTTGCCATCTTTATGTCTCTGTGGG CTGCTGTCTTTCTGGAGCACTGGAAGAGGAGACAGAGGTGTCTGCAGCACAGGTGGGATCTGACAGACATGGAAGAGGAGGAG GATGGAGCTGAG GATGAGCTTCGTCCAGCATATGAAGATTTTCTCCTTCAGAAGCGACAGAAGAAAGgcaagaacaaaaagaaagaagag CCGGATGGGAGAACAGATGACATAGGTAGAGAGAAGCTGCTGTCTGCTAAAGGAGGACAACCACCG ATTGCTTCAGAATCTCTTACATGGAAGGACCGGTTGCCAGGATATTGTGTCAATGTATCCTCTATACTTCTTATG GTGGGGGTGACGTTCTCTGCAGTCTTCGGTGTCATTCTGTACCGGATCATTGTTTTCGCAGTGATGTCAATGAACCCTGACCATGAGGCCAAAGCCAATGTGCGTGTTACTGTGACAACCACTGCTGTCATCATCAACCTTCTGGTGGTATTGGTGCTGGATGAGATCTACGGGGCTGTGGCAGTCTGGATCACAGAACTGG AGATCCCAAGGACTGAGGCAGCATTTGAGGAACACCTGATCCTGAAGGCTTTTCTGCTCAAGAGTATGAATGCTTTTGCACCTGTCTTCTATGTGGCCTTCTTCAAGGGCAG GTTTGCAGGTCGTCCAGGTGACTATGTGTACGTCTTTAAAGACTTCCGCATGGAGGAG TGTGCTCCAGCAGGCTGTCTTATTGAAGTCTGCATACAGCTTGGAATGatcatgctggggaagcagctTATCCAAAataatgtgtttgagattgCTATTCC aAAGCTAAAGAAGATGTATCGTACATATAAGGAGGAGAAGGAAGGAggggagaagaagaaaagcaagGATCCAAATCGCCCACGACACCGGTGGGATTTAGATTATGAGCTGGAGCCATATGAGGGCTTGAGTCCTGAGTACATGGAAATGA TTATTCAATATGGATTTGTTACACTCTTTGTGGCATCTTTCCCGTTGGCTCCTGTCTTTGCTTTACTCAATAATGTCATTGAGATTCGCCTCGATGCTGCAAAATTTGTCACTGAAATACGGCGGCCTGATGCTGTCAGAGCAAAGGAGATCG GCATATGGTACAACATCCTGAGTGGGATAAGCAAGTTCGCTGTTATCACCAAT gcattTGTTATTTCCTTCACATCAGAGTTTATTCCTCGGATGGTATATCAGTATCTGTATAGTGACACAGGGACAATGCATGGCTTTACAGACCACACACTGGCTTACTTCAACACCAGCAACTTTAAACCTGGAACCGCACCCAACAGCACACGCTTCGACAGGGAGCTCCGTATCTGCAG gtATAAAGACTATCGAGATCCCCCTTGGTCACCTGAGTCATATCAGCTCTCTAAGCAGTATTGGTCTGTGCTAGCTGCCCGACTGGCCTTTGTCATCTTCTTCCAG AATCTGGCAATGTTCCTCAGTATGCTAGTGGCTTGGTTGATTCCTGATGTGCCACGCTCTCTGAAGGAGCGGGTGAAACGAGAAAAAGTCCTGCTGCTGGATCTTCTCctcagtgaggaggcagagaaaCAGCGTCAGCACTCCCAGCGCCCTGCCAACATCAACATCACCATTAAGAGCCCAGAAGAGCCAGAGTGCATCACAGTGCCTCAGAGCCAATCAGCTGAGGACCTGAACGAGCTTCAGAATGCAGTCAGAGAGACTAAGCTCGAACTGGTAGCAGAGGAACCTGTCACCACCAACAGTCAGCCTGAACCTGGTTCACCCACTGAAACCATTGGCAGCCCACAGTCACCTTCCAATCCTTGTATCACATCAGATCCTCCACTGAATCCAAGTCAGGCAAAAAGAGAAGCCCACTCTCGAGAGTTTGACCTGGATAGGCCTTCACCTCAAGATCCCAGCTCCAGGCCCAGGAGCCGCTGCCGAACCCTTCCTCCCAGGCACAGAGGCAATGAAGCAGGAGACAGCTCATGCAAAGCCAGTCACTCTGCAAGCTATGTACAACTCAGCCAGAAGATTCCTCCATCACCCAGTGAGCTCCTACATAGTACCTCCAAAGTACCATCACAACTTCCATCTAAAAAAGATCTTTCCAGCAGCCAGCACTCTACATTGTCCCGACCTCACTCTAAAACAGAACTCTCTGGCAGCCAATCATCTGTGCTGTCACGCCCCCCATCCAAAACAGAGCTTTCAAACAGCCAATCCGGAGCATTGCCCCGCCCTCCATCTAAGCAGGAAATCACAAACAGCCAAGCAGCAGTGGTGCGTTCACCATCCAAGCCAGAGTTTACAAGCAGCCAATCTACAGCACTGCCGCAACCTCCATCTAAACAGGAAATCACAAGTAGCCAAGCAACAATGACTCGTTCGCCATCCAAGCCAGAGTTTACAGGCAGCCAACCAACAGCACTGCCACGACCTCCCTCTAGACCAGAATTATCGAGCAGTCAGTCAACTGCATTGCCAAGACCACCATCCAAGCCTGAGCTGATGGCTAGCATTGCAAAAGGACTTCCCCTGCAGGACCCAAGCACAAGAGCCAAGTCCCGTTGTCAGACTCTCCCCCCTAGGCAAAGAGGACCTGATGCTGTGGAAAACTCAACCCCCAGAGCCAGTCACTCCACCAGCTTTACACATCTCAGCCAGAAGGTCCCACCTTCACCCAGTGAGCTGACACGCAACACCCCCGTGTAA